Proteins from a genomic interval of Nostoc sp. KVJ3:
- a CDS encoding IS4 family transposase: MLPEFYETNLKRELGRAEYLLLKILINLLQSIKTVSLEALATGLPIPILFESRRKKIQRFLSLNYINVEEIWFPIIKSWLEIYFPLNQVVYLVIDRTNWGCINLLMISVVWDKRSIPIYFELLGKLGSSNFDEQEAVFKKALPIFKNYKTVVLGDREFCSIKLANWLTEQKVYFCLRLKKDAFIEIEPEIWLQLRDLGLAPGLSFFYQGIKYTKSTGFITFNLAGKWKRKRFGVAPEEAWFILTNLDDLDSAIIAYKQRFDIEEMFRDFKSGGYNLEDTNVSGQRLISLILLISLAYTSATISGQKIKRMGVQKYVGRIKESLRTIRRHSSFYIGLYGSNWVNFMENSYELVSELMTLAPNKRKYYQQGERAMKLILSAS, translated from the coding sequence ATGTTACCAGAATTCTACGAGACAAACCTCAAGCGAGAATTGGGACGTGCAGAATATTTATTACTAAAAATTCTAATTAATTTATTACAATCAATAAAAACTGTAAGCCTTGAAGCATTGGCTACTGGTTTACCTATCCCCATATTATTTGAAAGTAGAAGAAAGAAAATCCAACGATTCTTATCTTTAAATTATATAAATGTTGAAGAGATATGGTTCCCAATTATTAAAAGTTGGCTAGAAATATATTTTCCTTTAAATCAAGTTGTTTATTTAGTAATAGACAGGACTAATTGGGGATGTATTAATTTATTAATGATCAGCGTAGTTTGGGATAAGAGGTCTATCCCAATATATTTTGAGTTGTTAGGCAAGTTAGGTTCGAGTAATTTTGATGAGCAAGAAGCAGTATTCAAAAAAGCATTACCGATTTTCAAGAATTATAAAACTGTAGTGTTAGGAGACCGAGAATTTTGTTCAATAAAGCTGGCTAACTGGTTGACAGAGCAGAAAGTATATTTCTGTTTACGCTTAAAAAAGGATGCATTTATAGAAATAGAACCGGAAATTTGGCTGCAATTAAGAGATTTAGGTTTAGCACCTGGACTTTCTTTCTTTTATCAAGGTATTAAATATACAAAATCTACAGGATTTATTACCTTTAATCTTGCAGGTAAATGGAAACGTAAACGCTTTGGAGTTGCGCCGGAAGAGGCTTGGTTTATCTTAACTAATTTAGATGATTTAGATTCGGCGATTATTGCTTATAAACAGCGTTTTGATATTGAAGAGATGTTTAGAGATTTTAAAAGCGGTGGTTATAACTTGGAAGATACTAATGTATCAGGTCAAAGGCTAATTTCCCTAATATTATTAATCTCGCTCGCCTATACAAGTGCAACTATATCTGGTCAAAAAATTAAACGCATGGGTGTTCAAAAATATGTTGGACGAATTAAAGAATCTTTAAGGACAATTCGCCGTCATAGCAGTTTTTATATTGGATTATATGGGTCTAACTGGGTCAATTTCATGGAAAATTCTTATGAATTGGTGTCCGAGTTAATGACACTAGCTCCTAATAAGCGTAAGTATTATCAACAAGGCGAAAG
- a CDS encoding thioredoxin family protein yields the protein MTKRQIEIFTADCPLCDETVQLVQELTCPDCEVSVYNLRQEREKAQQYGVNAVPAIAINGKLVVTGKPSREQLQAVGVGQPLS from the coding sequence ATGACAAAACGTCAAATAGAAATTTTTACGGCTGACTGTCCTTTGTGCGATGAGACAGTTCAATTGGTACAAGAACTGACTTGCCCTGATTGTGAAGTATCAGTCTATAACCTGCGACAAGAGCGGGAGAAAGCCCAGCAGTATGGAGTGAATGCAGTGCCTGCGATCGCCATCAATGGAAAACTGGTTGTGACTGGCAAACCTAGTCGAGAGCAACTCCAAGCTGTTGGTGTAGGTCAGCCCCTGAGTTGA
- a CDS encoding transposase: MKMFIIGTASFLALPVGIALLNVSLGSTAYGQQSASNKQVCESIPPARPTGGATLQRLEAAYVLMNALRSQCLAKTELKNSQVGTIRTKLLKLGALITISSRRTLIAITSSSPVKHIFAAAYRCLKMLSNTA; this comes from the coding sequence ATGAAAATGTTTATTATCGGCACTGCATCTTTCCTAGCACTTCCCGTAGGTATAGCCTTGCTTAATGTATCTTTAGGTTCTACCGCCTACGGACAGCAAAGTGCATCTAACAAACAAGTCTGTGAATCAATTCCTCCAGCCAGACCAACTGGTGGAGCTACTTTGCAAAGACTCGAAGCTGCTTATGTTTTGATGAATGCATTGCGGTCACAATGTTTAGCCAAAACCGAATTAAAAAATTCTCAAGTTGGGACTATTCGGACAAAATTATTGAAGTTAGGAGCCTTAATTACTATAAGCTCACGGCGAACTTTAATTGCGATTACTAGCTCAAGTCCTGTAAAACATATCTTTGCTGCTGCTTACAGATGCTTAAAAATGCTCTCGAATACCGCTTAA
- a CDS encoding FixH family protein, which translates to MVCEKFRSKTKKPVQVEGLEVNVAMPMKNSSPMSTDVEVKPDTQLGRFQVNTYLSMSGKWEVTAKVKDKSRIGNSSFTLDNR; encoded by the coding sequence ATTGTTTGTGAGAAATTTCGGTCTAAGACCAAGAAGCCTGTACAAGTTGAGGGTTTAGAAGTTAACGTCGCCATGCCAATGAAGAATTCCTCTCCCATGTCTACTGATGTGGAAGTAAAACCTGATACTCAATTAGGTCGTTTTCAAGTCAATACCTATTTGAGTATGAGTGGAAAGTGGGAAGTAACTGCCAAAGTCAAAGACAAATCACGAATTGGCAACAGTTCTTTTACGTTAGATAATCGCTAG
- a CDS encoding efflux RND transporter permease subunit: protein MKIGSIPRWSIQNPVILLALYVGILALAVLALFQLPVRMMPYLQSPLVAIVTMAPSSPPQEVETYISKPIEQRMTVLDGVRFVRSSSQQDMSLVTVQFAWGQDMQRSLGAVQSVMKSAEGDIPIDGFDTRSYWVLPIDPLNRPVLTLALRGESWDSVRLRDFADNILVDRLKQVPDVQAISIFGGYRRQLQIIVDREKLAAYGLSIVQVRDAIDKNNVSKGAGVLTKGDREIVVRSDERALGSQTVLDYPIFNQGDRIVYVRDVATVKDTYEERRSGYRYNGSPALGINIIQKPDASSPQVIERIRTELKRIYTQYPGIKFQEAYDNSHLVEIIKEGTIAELLISVALAGLVILVFLEDFRATAMVLISIPTSLAMSILPFVPMGMSLNSSTLIGVLLAIGRLVDDSIVVIESVERKLKQGRKPFHAAIEGTQEVFLAIAAATAVMVAALAPMTFAGGLTGIMFVGIVWPIIYALLASLIVSLTLTPLMAAYFLKPHSEHNEHKQTLLPRLLTPFRQGFGWLERSYASLLDLALKNRGLVLAVAIAFIYLGYSLYPFVGQEMMPLADSGQFMVTVEALAGTSFAKTDAIAQKFEQILQKQPEVEKVSSEVGFELTNNSTYFSGYSMGGVNSASMIVTLKDRGERTRDIWQVIDAVEALARRAIPGIRRIAMQPMGVDVMATSAAPVQLAVYGEDLDILHRLADQVLSIAEKTSGLKMAHTSSTMTQPEYQLKVDRRRAMELGLNVAEVTEQARYALQGGYTQQYYNLPNRRLNSILVRYGQKDRGNAQDLAATYLTTKDGKQVPLNTVVTLESRKGPSLIEHVNGRRVVYVNGFYRQHGPASMDLSMAVAMQAGAELNFPPGYGLDSMGDMTDMMIEFARLLRGLVLSLVLIYLILVVQFGSFIQPLNMMLSIPLELAGVFGALLLAGQTFSTVSILGIIILSGIDVAGAILLIDLILTKRKQKIPRDVAIREAAPIRLKPILMTVIITLVVIIRLAFFPDTGMDAYSPIATVILGGLSISTLLTLIVIPVMHSVVDDGTQLFSRIFKKQYIRKH from the coding sequence ATGAAAATCGGTTCAATTCCGCGCTGGTCGATCCAGAACCCAGTGATTTTGTTAGCCTTATATGTCGGTATTCTTGCCTTAGCTGTCTTAGCACTGTTCCAACTACCAGTGCGGATGATGCCTTATCTCCAAAGTCCTCTAGTAGCTATTGTGACGATGGCTCCTAGTTCACCTCCCCAAGAAGTGGAGACTTACATCAGCAAACCAATTGAACAGCGGATGACGGTGCTAGACGGTGTGCGCTTTGTCCGCTCTAGTTCCCAGCAGGATATGTCACTGGTGACAGTGCAGTTTGCTTGGGGTCAAGATATGCAGCGATCGCTTGGGGCCGTACAAAGTGTGATGAAATCGGCGGAAGGCGATATACCTATTGATGGCTTTGACACACGCTCTTATTGGGTTCTGCCCATTGACCCTCTAAACCGTCCAGTTCTAACCTTAGCTTTGCGGGGGGAAAGCTGGGATTCGGTACGTCTACGTGATTTTGCGGACAATATCTTAGTTGATCGGCTGAAACAAGTACCTGATGTTCAGGCTATATCTATTTTTGGCGGATACCGACGGCAACTGCAAATAATCGTAGACCGAGAAAAGTTAGCAGCCTACGGTCTTTCAATTGTGCAGGTGCGGGATGCAATCGACAAAAACAATGTTTCCAAGGGTGCTGGAGTATTAACCAAAGGCGATCGGGAAATCGTAGTGCGTAGTGATGAACGCGCTCTAGGTAGCCAGACCGTCTTAGATTATCCGATTTTCAATCAAGGCGATCGCATTGTTTATGTCCGAGATGTAGCTACAGTTAAAGATACCTATGAAGAACGGCGTAGTGGCTATCGCTACAACGGTTCACCAGCATTAGGAATCAATATTATTCAAAAGCCGGATGCTAGTTCTCCCCAAGTAATTGAACGCATTCGCACTGAACTCAAGCGTATTTATACTCAGTATCCAGGCATCAAGTTTCAGGAAGCCTATGATAATTCCCATCTGGTAGAGATTATCAAAGAAGGCACGATTGCAGAGCTACTAATCAGTGTAGCTCTGGCAGGGCTAGTGATTCTGGTTTTCCTAGAAGATTTCCGGGCAACGGCAATGGTACTCATCTCCATTCCCACCTCATTGGCAATGTCGATTCTGCCGTTTGTGCCGATGGGAATGTCCTTGAATTCTTCGACTCTGATTGGCGTGCTGTTAGCGATTGGGCGGCTAGTAGATGACTCGATTGTAGTGATTGAATCAGTCGAGCGCAAGCTGAAACAGGGTAGAAAGCCTTTCCACGCAGCAATTGAAGGGACACAGGAAGTATTTTTGGCGATCGCCGCAGCTACTGCGGTGATGGTTGCGGCATTGGCTCCGATGACTTTTGCTGGCGGACTAACAGGAATAATGTTTGTCGGGATTGTTTGGCCGATTATTTATGCTCTGTTAGCTTCCTTGATTGTGTCGCTGACTTTAACACCCCTGATGGCAGCCTACTTCTTAAAACCTCACTCCGAGCATAATGAACACAAGCAAACCTTGCTCCCAAGGCTCCTTACTCCATTTCGTCAGGGTTTTGGGTGGTTGGAAAGAAGCTATGCATCTCTGCTGGATTTGGCATTAAAAAATCGGGGGCTGGTTTTAGCTGTGGCGATCGCTTTCATCTACTTGGGCTACAGTTTGTACCCTTTTGTAGGTCAAGAGATGATGCCATTGGCGGACTCTGGTCAATTTATGGTGACTGTGGAAGCTCTTGCTGGGACATCTTTCGCCAAGACTGATGCGATCGCTCAAAAGTTTGAGCAGATTCTCCAAAAGCAGCCGGAAGTCGAGAAAGTCTCTTCAGAAGTAGGGTTTGAACTAACTAACAACAGCACTTATTTTAGTGGTTATAGCATGGGTGGGGTGAACAGCGCCTCAATGATTGTAACTCTCAAAGACCGAGGCGAAAGAACCCGCGATATATGGCAAGTGATTGATGCTGTGGAAGCTCTTGCTCGTCGTGCTATTCCTGGTATCCGACGTATTGCTATGCAACCAATGGGAGTAGATGTCATGGCTACTTCCGCCGCGCCTGTGCAGCTGGCAGTCTATGGGGAGGATTTAGATATTTTACACCGCCTCGCCGACCAAGTTTTAAGTATTGCCGAGAAAACCTCTGGATTGAAAATGGCTCACACTAGTTCGACAATGACTCAGCCTGAATATCAACTAAAAGTTGATCGCCGTCGCGCGATGGAACTGGGACTTAATGTTGCAGAAGTGACTGAACAGGCTCGTTACGCCTTGCAGGGGGGATATACTCAACAGTACTATAATTTACCTAATCGTAGACTGAACTCCATCTTAGTGCGCTACGGACAGAAAGACCGAGGAAACGCTCAAGACTTAGCTGCAACTTACCTCACAACAAAAGACGGTAAGCAAGTGCCTCTCAATACAGTTGTTACTCTTGAGAGTCGCAAGGGGCCTAGCCTAATTGAACATGTCAATGGTCGTCGGGTAGTCTACGTCAATGGATTTTATCGTCAGCACGGCCCCGCCTCTATGGATCTATCAATGGCAGTGGCAATGCAAGCTGGTGCTGAACTTAATTTTCCCCCTGGATACGGACTAGATTCAATGGGTGATATGACTGACATGATGATTGAGTTCGCTCGATTGCTTAGAGGGCTTGTGCTTTCCCTAGTACTGATTTATCTCATCTTAGTAGTTCAGTTTGGCTCATTCATCCAGCCCCTTAACATGATGCTGTCAATTCCCTTAGAACTAGCGGGGGTATTTGGAGCTTTATTGTTAGCTGGGCAGACATTTTCGACAGTTTCTATTTTAGGGATTATCATTCTGTCAGGAATTGATGTGGCTGGAGCAATCTTGCTGATTGATTTAATTTTGACAAAGCGCAAGCAGAAAATTCCTAGAGATGTCGCTATTCGAGAAGCAGCCCCCATCAGACTCAAGCCGATTTTGATGACAGTAATTATTACTTTAGTAGTGATTATTCGACTTGCATTTTTCCCTGATACTGGAATGGATGCATACTCACCAATCGCTACAGTGATTCTGGGAGGATTAAGCATCTCTACTCTGCTCACTCTCATTGTCATTCCTGTTATGCATTCGGTAGTAGATGATGGAACTCAGTTATTTTCCCGTATTTTCAAGAAGCAGTACATAAGGAAACATTAA
- a CDS encoding F510_1955 family glycosylhydrolase: MSQPDSKDHNMMKWMAIAMVACCALPIAFSLFLGGGLGVWFGRSIQPPTSNQSSNQPLSANQSTNQPQPKAVNVSLEKAGNWQANNHVHGLTVNRNNPNIIYVASHNGLLQRSETGEWFWMGKERADYMGFTADPINSDRFYSSGHPHTGGNLGFQISENQGQDWKQISMPGVDFHALAIAPSNSNVFYGWPASGAQGLHTSTDGGKTWIKPRMNGLGDAPFDLAVDPRNPEHLFATTRSGMYKSTNSGNDWTLVANTQEAPIASLALQKEGNSTVMYGYRFLKSAPGVYRSSDGGKTWEKLWTETNGVVVKLAIAPSNPQIFYTVNDNNAVFQSQDSGKTWKELK; the protein is encoded by the coding sequence ATGAGTCAGCCTGACTCAAAAGACCACAACATGATGAAATGGATGGCAATTGCTATGGTGGCTTGCTGCGCCCTGCCCATAGCATTTTCCCTCTTTTTAGGCGGAGGCTTGGGGGTGTGGTTCGGTCGTTCTATCCAGCCACCTACTAGCAATCAGTCAAGCAACCAGCCACTCTCTGCCAACCAATCAACTAATCAGCCTCAACCAAAGGCTGTAAATGTTTCCCTAGAGAAAGCGGGCAATTGGCAAGCAAATAATCACGTTCATGGTTTGACCGTGAATCGAAATAATCCCAATATTATTTATGTTGCAAGTCATAATGGACTCTTGCAACGTTCTGAAACTGGGGAATGGTTTTGGATGGGAAAAGAGCGAGCTGATTATATGGGCTTTACTGCCGATCCAATTAACAGCGATCGCTTTTATTCCAGTGGACATCCGCACACAGGAGGTAATCTAGGATTCCAGATAAGTGAGAATCAAGGGCAAGATTGGAAACAGATTTCCATGCCTGGAGTAGATTTTCATGCTTTGGCGATCGCACCCAGTAATTCCAACGTTTTTTATGGATGGCCAGCTTCTGGAGCGCAAGGGCTGCATACTTCTACTGATGGTGGAAAAACTTGGATTAAACCCCGCATGAATGGATTAGGCGATGCTCCTTTTGACCTTGCAGTTGACCCGCGAAACCCTGAGCATTTGTTTGCAACTACCCGTTCGGGAATGTACAAAAGCACTAACAGTGGCAATGACTGGACGTTAGTAGCTAATACACAGGAAGCTCCTATTGCCAGTCTAGCTCTGCAAAAAGAGGGTAACAGCACTGTAATGTATGGCTATCGCTTTCTCAAGTCAGCACCCGGTGTTTATCGCAGCAGTGATGGTGGTAAAACGTGGGAGAAACTTTGGACTGAAACTAATGGTGTAGTCGTAAAACTAGCCATCGCCCCTAGTAATCCCCAAATATTTTATACGGTAAATGATAACAATGCTGTCTTTCAATCCCAAGATAGCGGCAAGACATGGAAAGAACTGAAATAA
- a CDS encoding class I SAM-dependent methyltransferase: MHPYLQQEAERLGLDIDLRSGTAEQLEVEDNSMDAVVSTLVLCSVNNLAAVLQEVIRVLKPGGRFFFLEHVAAPQGTMLRWIQHGIKPLWKTLGDGCHPDRETWLALENAGFEQVDYQHFRANLPAIVSPQIIGVAVNKG, translated from the coding sequence ATGCATCCATATCTACAGCAAGAAGCAGAGCGGCTCGGCTTAGATATTGACCTCCGCAGTGGAACTGCCGAACAGCTGGAAGTCGAGGATAACAGCATGGATGCTGTTGTAAGTACGCTTGTTTTATGTTCTGTAAATAATCTAGCTGCTGTATTGCAGGAAGTTATACGAGTACTTAAGCCTGGTGGACGCTTCTTTTTCCTTGAACACGTTGCGGCACCTCAAGGAACAATGTTGCGATGGATACAGCATGGAATAAAACCGCTTTGGAAAACGCTTGGTGATGGTTGCCATCCTGACCGCGAAACCTGGTTAGCATTGGAGAATGCAGGGTTTGAGCAAGTAGATTATCAACATTTTCGGGCAAACCTCCCTGCGATCGTCAGCCCTCAAATAATTGGTGTAGCAGTCAATAAAGGCTAA
- a CDS encoding cation diffusion facilitator family transporter: MVHDHSHKHQAHEHGHGNYNRAFAIGTALNIGFVIVEAVYGYRANSLALVADAGHNLSDVLGLLLAWGASALTLRPPTRRHTYGLRRSSILAALINALVLLLAMGAIAWEAVRRFSEPSSVSGGTVIGVAVVGIIINTITALMFMSGRQQDLNIRGAFLHMAADAGVSLGVVLAGIAIVFTGWLWFDPVVSLIIVVVVVVGTWQLLKDSVNLALDAVPEEIEPLAVQTYLAERPGVVGVHDLHIWAMSTTETALTAHLIMPAGHPGDAFLVQVFQELHDHFGIEHATLQIETGDPRYPCTLAPENVV, from the coding sequence ATGGTACACGACCACAGCCACAAGCATCAGGCACACGAACACGGACACGGCAACTACAACCGCGCTTTCGCAATTGGTACTGCCCTCAATATCGGATTTGTGATTGTTGAAGCAGTCTATGGCTACCGAGCAAACTCGCTTGCTTTGGTTGCCGATGCTGGTCACAATTTGAGTGATGTATTAGGATTGCTACTAGCTTGGGGAGCAAGTGCCCTCACCCTACGACCACCAACCCGACGGCATACCTACGGATTGCGTCGTTCCTCAATTTTGGCGGCTCTGATCAACGCACTTGTTCTCCTTCTAGCGATGGGTGCGATCGCTTGGGAAGCAGTTCGCCGCTTTAGCGAACCTAGCTCAGTATCAGGAGGCACAGTCATTGGCGTTGCTGTGGTAGGAATTATCATCAACACAATCACTGCCTTGATGTTTATGTCCGGTCGCCAGCAAGACTTAAATATTCGAGGAGCATTTCTGCACATGGCGGCTGATGCCGGAGTTTCGTTGGGGGTTGTATTAGCTGGCATCGCCATTGTTTTCACTGGCTGGTTGTGGTTTGACCCAGTTGTGAGTTTAATTATCGTTGTCGTAGTGGTAGTTGGAACTTGGCAACTGTTGAAAGATTCTGTGAATCTAGCATTAGATGCTGTGCCAGAGGAAATCGAGCCTTTGGCTGTCCAAACTTATCTAGCTGAACGTCCTGGGGTAGTTGGTGTCCATGACTTGCACATCTGGGCAATGAGTACTACCGAGACTGCACTGACTGCTCACTTAATTATGCCTGCCGGACATCCAGGCGATGCTTTTTTAGTACAGGTTTTTCAAGAGCTGCACGACCATTTTGGCATTGAACACGCTACGCTTCAGATAGAGACTGGCGATCCGAGGTATCCGTGTACTCTTGCTCCAGAAAATGTGGTGTAA
- a CDS encoding heavy metal translocating P-type ATPase, with translation MTQTPDLKTQFLQVDGMDCGSCAKTIEASLQQLPGVMEASVSFATAKAKVLYNPEILREAEIINRITALGYTVEQSGELKSHNHSNSCEGEHDHNHDHVEADVSQKLQAKVGGMDCGNCAKTVEVGLQQIAGVLEASVSFATERMQVSYDPQQVNEQTISDRVRTLGYTFEQIGEVSSHQHTHSHDHDNSVSKPTQKRDPASWKFWINNRRGQSVILAGLGLVLGLLTQHLALPIWIARAFYGIGIVIAGYPIARAGLFELRLRRADMNLLMTISVIGAVILGDWFEATLVLFLFSLGTTLQVFTFGRTRNAISALMDLTPPTATVKRGNKEVTVPVESVQVGEILTLRPGQRVALDGVVVSGTSAIDQSPITGESIPEDKAPGDTVFAGTLNQSGFLEVKVTHTVSDTTVSKIIHLVESAQGSRAPSQQWVDRFAEIYTPIVILIAIAIALIPPLAFAQPFNVWLYRALVMLVIACPCALVISTPVSIVSAIGAATRQGVLFKGGNALETAGRVTTLAFDKTGTITQGLPVVQKVYDLGTVSANMVLQIAATLEQQSEHPLSKAIVTKAHEQGMELETPVNFTALPGKGIQANFGDLLYFVGNQRLFLDQGIRLSGEAESLLAEIEQLGQIPVLIGTNQGLLGAIALSDGIRLEATEALRQLRRVGLKRLVMLTGDRTAVAKQIAQQVGITEYRAELLPEDKLEEIQLLRRVGVVGMVGDGINDAPALAAADISFAVGGIDIALETADVVIVGSDLRRLAYAVELSRRTVSVIQQNVVFSLVTKGLFLLLGTFGFVGLAVAVLADTGTSLLVTANGMRLFKTKTVKD, from the coding sequence ATGACTCAAACCCCTGACCTCAAAACCCAGTTTTTGCAAGTTGATGGTATGGACTGCGGAAGCTGTGCTAAGACGATTGAAGCCAGCTTGCAACAGCTACCCGGTGTGATGGAAGCATCAGTGAGCTTTGCAACTGCAAAAGCCAAAGTTTTATATAACCCGGAGATCCTCAGAGAAGCTGAAATTATAAATCGTATAACTGCCTTGGGTTATACAGTTGAGCAGAGTGGTGAACTAAAGTCTCATAATCACAGCAATTCTTGTGAAGGTGAACACGACCATAATCACGACCACGTTGAAGCGGATGTTAGTCAAAAGTTGCAGGCAAAAGTCGGTGGGATGGATTGTGGCAACTGTGCCAAAACTGTTGAAGTTGGCTTGCAGCAAATCGCTGGAGTTTTAGAGGCATCGGTTAGCTTTGCGACTGAAAGAATGCAGGTATCTTACGATCCGCAACAGGTAAATGAACAGACAATTTCAGATCGAGTTCGGACTCTGGGTTATACGTTTGAACAGATTGGTGAGGTAAGCTCTCATCAACATACCCACAGTCATGACCACGATAATTCAGTCTCGAAACCAACTCAAAAACGCGACCCAGCAAGCTGGAAATTCTGGATTAACAACCGCCGAGGACAGAGCGTAATTTTAGCGGGATTGGGGTTAGTCCTGGGTTTGCTGACTCAACATTTGGCATTACCGATCTGGATAGCAAGGGCTTTTTATGGAATTGGCATAGTAATTGCAGGCTATCCTATTGCACGGGCAGGTTTGTTTGAGTTGCGTTTGCGCCGTGCCGATATGAATCTGCTGATGACTATTTCAGTTATTGGGGCAGTAATTTTGGGGGACTGGTTTGAGGCAACGCTAGTCCTGTTTTTGTTTTCTTTGGGTACAACACTGCAAGTTTTCACCTTTGGTCGCACGCGCAATGCTATCAGCGCTCTCATGGATTTAACTCCACCTACTGCTACTGTAAAGCGAGGGAATAAAGAAGTTACAGTTCCCGTTGAAAGCGTTCAAGTTGGTGAAATTTTGACGCTTCGACCCGGACAGCGTGTAGCGTTGGATGGTGTAGTCGTTTCTGGTACAAGTGCCATTGATCAATCGCCAATTACAGGAGAGTCAATTCCAGAAGATAAAGCTCCAGGCGATACTGTCTTTGCTGGGACGTTGAACCAGTCAGGCTTTTTAGAAGTTAAAGTAACTCACACTGTTAGTGATACAACTGTTTCTAAAATTATTCATTTGGTAGAATCAGCCCAAGGAAGCCGCGCTCCTTCTCAGCAGTGGGTGGATCGCTTTGCAGAGATATACACCCCAATTGTAATTTTGATTGCGATCGCCATTGCCCTGATTCCGCCCTTGGCTTTTGCTCAACCTTTTAACGTCTGGCTCTATCGGGCGCTGGTAATGTTGGTAATAGCCTGTCCCTGTGCCTTAGTAATTTCTACTCCTGTTTCAATTGTCAGTGCCATTGGTGCAGCAACCCGTCAGGGCGTTTTGTTCAAAGGGGGTAATGCACTGGAAACGGCTGGACGGGTTACTACCCTTGCTTTTGATAAGACTGGTACAATTACGCAAGGACTACCCGTTGTACAGAAAGTTTATGACCTTGGGACGGTAAGTGCAAATATGGTGTTACAGATTGCAGCAACACTTGAGCAACAGTCAGAACATCCGCTCTCCAAGGCAATTGTAACCAAAGCTCATGAACAAGGCATGGAGTTAGAAACACCTGTAAACTTCACGGCACTACCTGGGAAAGGGATTCAAGCAAACTTTGGTGATCTGTTGTATTTCGTGGGCAATCAACGGTTGTTTTTAGACCAAGGCATTCGCTTATCTGGTGAAGCGGAATCTTTGTTAGCTGAAATTGAACAACTCGGTCAAATTCCGGTGCTGATAGGGACAAATCAAGGATTATTGGGAGCGATCGCACTTTCCGATGGCATCCGCTTGGAAGCGACAGAAGCCCTGCGACAATTGAGGCGGGTTGGATTAAAGCGGTTGGTAATGTTGACAGGCGATCGCACTGCTGTTGCTAAACAGATTGCCCAGCAAGTTGGAATTACAGAATACCGAGCAGAACTACTACCCGAAGATAAACTTGAAGAAATTCAACTCCTGCGTCGAGTCGGAGTAGTAGGTATGGTTGGGGATGGTATTAACGATGCCCCTGCACTGGCTGCTGCGGATATCAGTTTTGCGGTTGGTGGAATAGATATTGCTTTGGAGACAGCAGATGTAGTGATCGTGGGAAGTGACCTCAGACGACTTGCTTATGCAGTAGAACTAAGCCGTCGCACTGTATCTGTGATTCAACAGAATGTTGTCTTTTCTTTAGTAACAAAAGGTTTGTTTCTGCTGTTGGGAACCTTTGGATTTGTTGGGTTAGCTGTAGCCGTCTTAGCAGATACAGGAACTTCCTTATTAGTTACTGCAAATGGAATGCGGCTATTTAAAACCAAGACTGTCAAGGATTAA
- a CDS encoding ArsR/SmtB family transcription factor — MNKGKAKQEFDNRQNPDVPGCDTHLVHLDNVRSTQTQILATSKAQQIAEIFAILADPNRLRLISALAFQELCVCDLAALTKMTESAVCHQLRLFKAMRLVNYRREGKNVYYSLADSHIINLYRSVEEHLDKSNL; from the coding sequence ATGAACAAGGGCAAGGCAAAGCAAGAATTCGACAACCGACAAAACCCTGATGTGCCAGGCTGTGACACTCATTTGGTGCATTTAGATAATGTGCGTTCAACTCAAACGCAAATATTAGCAACTTCTAAAGCACAGCAAATAGCAGAAATTTTTGCAATCCTAGCAGATCCGAATCGCCTACGCCTCATCTCAGCTTTGGCTTTCCAAGAGTTGTGTGTTTGCGATTTAGCTGCATTAACAAAAATGACCGAATCAGCTGTTTGCCATCAACTGCGATTATTTAAAGCGATGCGTTTGGTCAACTATCGTCGAGAAGGTAAGAATGTCTATTACAGTTTGGCTGATAGTCACATCATTAACCTATACCGTTCTGTAGAGGAACACTTAGATAAATCAAATCTTTAG